The window ATTCAAATATGGTATTGCTTCCATCATGGGGTACAAACTCCATCAGGTACACCGGGGAGCCACTTGCCACGTGCAGGGTGGCAGACTTCACGATCGGGTACACAGTGAACACatcatttatataattttcaaaattttcaattatACCCGCATCCGTCTGCAGTTCGTCAAAGTAAGACTCTTTCACCTGCTCACCGATTCTCAATTTCGTCTCGTCACTTTGGAACTCTAAATTATTTGGCAAAAGATCTTCAAAGCTATTCGGTATGTTATGGAACATGTCGTCATCGTCTAAAATCTTCTCTTTTGAATATACTATTAAAAGAGGCACAGGCTTGAACATGCCTCTTTGAAGAATTTCTTTAGGATCTTTAATCAATAAAGCTGAATAGTACTCTGCAAGGTTTTCAACACATGGTGCAAATCTGTTAGAATAATTCACCGTTTTCGCAACCGCGATGTTTTGGTAGAACACACCGAGGTCGTCATTTGTTATATTGCCATCGTTCTCATAGCCTAGTGCTGTAGCTACATCCATCGCCGTGGCGACGGGGTCGCTGCTGAGTGAAGTTGGCGCGAGGGCCGAGCCCGACTCCAGGATCAGTCGCTGTACGAAGCCGTCGATGGCACCCGACAGGAGCAGgagctcggcggcggcggcgcccgtGCTCGTCCCGTACAAGGTCACCTGCGGGAAAGGTTCTTGAAAGTGAAAGCTTAGTCATTATATCATAAGGTATGCCAAAGTATTTAAAACAGTAACCAGTCTCGAAACTATAGAATATTCATGGAAACATTACACATACGCGGAACGTAATGATTTATAATCATTTGATGCTAACGTATCCCATCCCCTGACCTGCGAAGCGTCCCCGCCGAACTTGTCAATATTCTCATGGACCCACGCCAACGCCGCCACCTGGTCTTTCAGCCCCGCGTTGCCGGGCGCCGCGCTCGTGCCCAGACAGAGGAACCCGTCGGCCCCGAGCCGGTAGTTCAGGGTCACCACTACGAAGCCCAAATTCAGGAGACGCGGTGGTGCACTGTGAGATCCCCATCTGGAATAACAAATGAAGATTATTTTGAACTGATTCTACGTTATTTCTTactaatatagaatataaatcgaACATCTTCAAGTTATTTAAAACTGGGCCTGATAGGCCTGGTGTAACGATAGTAGCTGGCAAGCAGCGACAGTACTGTACCCGGTGGCGAAGTGTCCGGCGTGCAGGTGCACTAGCACGGGGCGCGACGTGGCCCGCTCGGGCGCGAACACGTTGAGAACCAGGCACGCTGCGTCGCCGCGCTGGCCGGGTTGAGCGCAGCGCACGCGGTACGTAGCCTCAAACACGCCATCCCATCGCACGGGAGTCTCTGCAGCCTGGGACCAACAATATTACTTGTCCGTATAGGGCCTAGAAAGACAGACTAGCAACTCAGCCGAATGCTGGTCGTGATCTTGATGTATGACTACCACCAAAAGCTCTTTTAGGCACCTGATCCCAACACCTATTGAGAGAACTGGTCAAGTCCTACACGGGCCATtgttttacaaaaaacaattaatggTTTGGGcaggtataagataaaaaaatcattcgTAAAAAAGTCTGTAATTATAGCTTTTATGTATAAGCTGGCTGACGACgcggcctagcggtaagagcatgcgacttgcaatccggaggtcgcgggttcaaaccccggcacgtaccaatgagtttttcggaacttatgtatgaaatttcatttgatatatactagtcacttttcggtgaaggaaaacatcatgaggaaaccggactaatcccaacaaggcctagtttaccctctgggttggaaggtcagatagcagtcgctttcgtaaaaactagtgcctacgccaaatcttgggattagttgtcaagcggaccccaggtcccatgagccgtggcaaaatgccgggacaacgcgaggaagaagaagcaGATGTATAAGCTGGCTGACAAAAACATTAATTAGTGCTAATTGGTttcaacaaaaacaacaaaataatttatacatatattcaatCATTCAGTTTCGACAGCACTGGGCCGTCAAATTTATCAGCTTACATATATTAGAGCGCTTCCACGTGTATTGTATATCAGCGAAACAACAAACTGCTACAAGTGTTAGCGCCTAAAAATTTGTGTTGGCAATCATTCGCAATCACATGACAGCTTTGTTACAAAGTGTTTCGGTTCGTATGTTTACACTTCGCTCAAACAACCGTAATGTTGTCGAAGCGAAGTACTTGgataaattagttattttaaattaaagcaTGGGCGTGGCGCCGCGATATTCGTGCCGATAGCGATCGGCGTGTTTACGCCGATAATGGGATTCACGTTTATCAGCGAATTAATCGGCTGACGACCATTGTCCGGCTCTGTGCGGAAGAGGACGGGCCTTCGTTATTTGTTCTTAATAAAGTTAAAGCTGGATTCTAGGAATCTGActgtttgttgtttatttttgttcctAATTTAGTAATCGTCGTGAATCAATATTTTGCTCTCCTGCGTTAATTAATCCTGTAAAAGACCGTGTTATGTTAAAACGGAATGTTCAGTCAGTCATTTTGCACCTTAACGCATAGCCAGTGCGAGCTATGCGCTACGTTCGTTGCCGATGAGCCAGGCGAACTCCCAATTTGTAGCTCTAACCTTAAACCTGGCGCGCGTAGGGCAGGCCGAAGATGGCGTAGTGCGGAGGACGATACGCCAAGTACTCACGCGCCACGCCCGAACTGTGGCCGCGTCGTGTAGAACCCAAAGGGGTCTGTTCTTAAGCCTGGCGCGGGCAGCAGACGGACGCGCGTTGGGCAGGCTGAGGATGGCGTAGTGCGGCGGGCGTGGCACGCGGGTACTTGGCGCCTCGCTCGCCGCAATGTGGCCTCATCGTGTCGAACATAAAGTGTTACTCTGACCTTAAACCAGGTGTGGGCAGCAGGCGGGTGATATATATCGGCGCGCCACGCCCGAGCTTTGGCCACGTCGTGTAGAACACACAAAGGGCTCTGACCTTAAACCTGGCTTGGACAGCAGGCGGGCGCGCGTAGGGCAGGCCGAGGAAGGCGTAGTGCGGAGGACGAGGCACCAGGTACCCGCGCACCACGCCTGAGTTGGTCGCCACGTCGTGGTGCGGCGGCAGCGGCTGCGGGACTCGCAAGGCCAGCGCATGGCACAGCGCGCAACAGAGCGCCAACAAGCGCATCAGGGCGTCAGAGGTCGGTTATACTGTAGCTCAGCTATAGTCATTGTGAAACTTCAACACAATTCAAGCGAAATCATTCGTATTAAAAACCTTTACATCATTGTAACTTAAGAGATTTACACAATTTGGGGACATTCTCGCACAGGAATTGCCTTTTGAATCAATATTCAGCGTTATCATCAACAACTCGCAGACAACATTTAGAAGACGATGACTTTTAACTTGCCTAAAAATACTGCCTGAAAGTTGTTAAGGTCGGAGGTTAAAACTTCACTACCACCTTTACACCTATTCTATActtgtttctatttttttacacacagCCAATCAGGAAATACACTCTAGAAGAATGAAAACGTGTGACCCGCTTCCATTGATCTTAAGTGTACTTGTGCCAGCCGACCTGATAGTAGTAACGATCGTACTAAAATGATTACGACGGCTGGCCCCGCCATTATCATAACACTCGGCTAATCTAAACATTCGCGTGTAGCGTAAACATTCGCATAGAAACGCACGGTTTTAAGGAAAATAGTTTACCGTATTGTCTATATTATAATAACCCAAAACATTATTACGCAGTAGGATTATTCTACAAGCACCGAAATGCTTCGAGTCTTATTACGCTGGCGTTCTTGCCTATGTATTAGGTACTTTAGTTTTTTGGCCGCAAACCACCAACATGAAAAGTGTTAAGTTATGCGGTGTTTAGTAAATTTTcactttttaagttttaactaTTGACTCCATGACGCATTAAAAGTTAACCTCTAAATTAGGTTTTATCTATAAAATTACGTATACGTCTATAAAAAGCTAACGTGTGTTAACTTTATATATCCATAGGTAAGACATTGCAAATAACGGAGTACACGGAGTGCTCAGTGAGTTTCGTAATATTCTATAGTTATTAAAATGTGACCTTTAAGTTATCCAATAGCGCTGACcagttgtatttatttaaactttattgcacatatttGACATAAACATGCAACGTCTAAAAAAGGTCGTCTCAAAAGTTAACTGGAATAGATCCCTTGCAGGGATAAGCTCGCCTTTGtagcttttcctaattgtaagttacttttattatgtgtttccgtagtcacgtctgaaaacatcgatacaatcgaagtgccaaaaatatgtatatacgaccttatggcccatatattagggtagtgtttacatatttttggcactttgtccgtatcgatattttcagacgtgaccgtacaataaagagtactactactactacgacgtcttaatgccaaatggcattatctcacaaccatagggccaaacagagatatattatatacaattggTGCATAGGACAATAGGTACACTCTGTAtcacaatcggattaggactaacctcgaaatctctagaacagtcatgaaatctggtatgtatataaattaaagtcacctttttcatgcccacaccatttgacatttggggacctcgaggaatcgcagccatcatGGAAAATGTaaaccatccaggagaaattctcGGTTTcctctaaatctacattctttatgTACATAaagtgtaaggcaacattaaagcttattaaattctacgcAAAAAAATCCTGGATatgtttgcggaaaaaatacatcttgttatagaaaatagttgctgaatctaagtttaaagCTTATACACTTCTAGGGGACAGtatcttaataggaaacttggaggAATATgtattccacttttaactatacatttgtacgtgatctagcccaatattaacattttactcgactgcgacttaaagtagggttatgggtttaagtactgatgattcagtacactctgtagcttaggatactggacggatttttttaaatgacgtaacggtagattcctcttacccttcacaacttgtttacacttgttttattacagaaaaattaaaccCACCGCCTTGAGacgactccgaatattaaatca of the Cydia pomonella isolate Wapato2018A chromosome 19, ilCydPomo1, whole genome shotgun sequence genome contains:
- the LOC133528167 gene encoding juvenile hormone esterase-like, which translates into the protein MRLLALCCALCHALALRVPQPLPPHHDVATNSGVVRGYLVPRPPHYAFLGLPYARPPAVQARFKAAETPVRWDGVFEATYRVRCAQPGQRGDAACLVLNVFAPERATSRPVLVHLHAGHFATGWGSHSAPPRLLNLGFVVVTLNYRLGADGFLCLGTSAAPGNAGLKDQVAALAWVHENIDKFGGDASQVTLYGTSTGAAAAELLLLSGAIDGFVQRLILESGSALAPTSLSSDPVATAMDVATALGYENDGNITNDDLGVFYQNIAVAKTVNYSNRFAPCVENLAEYYSALLIKDPKEILQRGMFKPVPLLIVYSKEKILDDDDMFHNIPNSFEDLLPNNLEFQSDETKLRIGEQVKESYFDELQTDAGIIENFENYINDVFTVYPIVKSATLHVASGSPVYLMEFVPHDGSNTIFEYVFGKEVFSEEEELIAEKLVTMWSNFLLYSDPTPLQTTLLPVVWLPITFRVRNEKPDISTASCLVFNSGQISMSMGMPSSGYTLPVWDHIYDNFYKSHTPKLELSESEVMLYNAEIAFISKLSQELPGVRGDNNAKKHDEMKSDNNVSVENGSGESDNSDGSEIENVTDENAAGAGDGSDFIEDDETGYIGGAGNEWMHIGE